A single Rattus norvegicus strain BN/NHsdMcwi chromosome 5, GRCr8, whole genome shotgun sequence DNA region contains:
- the Necap2 gene encoding adaptin ear-binding coat-associated protein 2 isoform 1 (isoform 1 is encoded by transcript variant 1) — MEESEYESVLCVKPEVHVYRIPPRATNRGYRASEWQLDQPSWSGRLRITAKGKVAYIKLEDRTSGELFAQAPVDQFPGTAVESVTDSSRYFVIRIEDGNGRRAFIGIGFGDRGDAFDFNVALQDHFKWVKQQCEFAKQAQNPDEGPKLDLGFKEGQTIKINIANMRKKEGAAGAPRTRPASAGGLSLLPPPPGGKMSTLIPPSGEQFSGGSLVQPVSGSGPPPASLSQALAGSSFDLRNLFLSRLLGRSCVTLAHGRRQIVLPGWPQAPCLAVLTA; from the exons ATGGAGGAGAGCGAGTACGAGTCTGTTCTCTGTGTCAAGCCAGAGGTCCATGTCTACCGCATCCCGCCGCGGGCCACCAACCGTGGTTACAG GGCCTCAGAATGGCAACTGGACCAGCCATCCTGGAGTGGCCGGCTGCGGATCACTGCGAAAGGGAAGGTGGCCTACATCAAGCTGGAGGACAGGACCTCTG GGGAGCTCTTTGCGCAGGCCCCAGTGGACCAGTTTCCCGGCACCGCTGTGGAGAGTGTGACAGACTCCAGCAGGTACTTCGTTATCCGAATTGAAGATGGAAACG GGCGACGTGCTTTTATTGGGATTGGCTTTGGGGACCGAGGGGACGCCTTTGACTTCAACGTGGCATTGCAGGACCATTTCAA GTGGGTGAAGCAGCAGTGCGAGTTTGCAAAACAAGCTCAGAACCCAGATGAAGGCCCCAAGTTGGACCTGGGCTTCAAGGAGGGCCAGACCATCAAGATCAACATCGCA AAcatgagaaagaaggaaggagcagCTGGGGCCCCAAGAACCAGGCCTGCCAGCGCAGGAGGGCTGAGCCTGCTGCCCCCTCCTCCAGGGGGCAAGATGTCTACACTCATCCCTCCCTCTGGAGAGCAGTTTTCTGGGGGCTCTCTGGTTCAGCCAGTTTCTGGTTCAG GTCCCCCTCCAGCCAGTCTCAGCCAGGCACTGGCTGGGTCCAGTTTTGACCTACGTAACCTTTTCCTCAGCCGACTTCTGGGAAGGAGCTGCGTCACCCTGGCCCACGGAAGGAGGCAGATAGTCCTTCCTGGCTGGCCCCAGGCTCCTTGCCTGGCTGTCTTGACAGCCTGA
- the Necap2 gene encoding adaptin ear-binding coat-associated protein 2 isoform 5 (isoform 5 is encoded by transcript variant 5), producing MEESEYESVLCVKPEVHVYRIPPRATNRGYRASEWQLDQPSWSGRLRITAKGKVAYIKLEDRTSGRRAFIGIGFGDRGDAFDFNVALQDHFKWVKQQCEFAKQAQNPDEGPKLDLGFKEGQTIKINIANMRKKEGAAGAPRTRPASAGGLSLLPPPPGGKMSTLIPPSGEQFSGGSLVQPVSGSGGATELWPQSKPAAAATADIWGDFTKSTGSPSSQSQPGTGWVQF from the exons ATGGAGGAGAGCGAGTACGAGTCTGTTCTCTGTGTCAAGCCAGAGGTCCATGTCTACCGCATCCCGCCGCGGGCCACCAACCGTGGTTACAG GGCCTCAGAATGGCAACTGGACCAGCCATCCTGGAGTGGCCGGCTGCGGATCACTGCGAAAGGGAAGGTGGCCTACATCAAGCTGGAGGACAGGACCTCTG GGCGACGTGCTTTTATTGGGATTGGCTTTGGGGACCGAGGGGACGCCTTTGACTTCAACGTGGCATTGCAGGACCATTTCAA GTGGGTGAAGCAGCAGTGCGAGTTTGCAAAACAAGCTCAGAACCCAGATGAAGGCCCCAAGTTGGACCTGGGCTTCAAGGAGGGCCAGACCATCAAGATCAACATCGCA AAcatgagaaagaaggaaggagcagCTGGGGCCCCAAGAACCAGGCCTGCCAGCGCAGGAGGGCTGAGCCTGCTGCCCCCTCCTCCAGGGGGCAAGATGTCTACACTCATCCCTCCCTCTGGAGAGCAGTTTTCTGGGGGCTCTCTGGTTCAGCCAGTTTCTGGTTCAG GAGGTGCCACAGAACTCTGGCCACAATCTAAGCCTGCTGCCGCTGCCACTGCTGATATCTGGGGCGACTTCACCAAGTCCACAGG GTCCCCCTCCAGCCAGTCTCAGCCAGGCACTGGCTGGGTCCAGTTTTGA
- the Necap2 gene encoding adaptin ear-binding coat-associated protein 2 isoform 4 (isoform 4 is encoded by transcript variant 4), with the protein MSTASRRGPPTVVTGPQNGNWTSHPGVAGCGSLRKGRWPTSSWRTGPLAPVDQFPGTAVESVTDSSRYFVIRIEDGNGRRAFIGIGFGDRGDAFDFNVALQDHFKWVKQQCEFAKQAQNPDEGPKLDLGFKEGQTIKINIANMRKKEGAAGAPRTRPASAGGLSLLPPPPGGKMSTLIPPSGEQFSGGSLVQPVSGSGGATELWPQSKPAAAATADIWGDFTKSTGSPSSQSQPGTGWVQF; encoded by the exons ATGTCTACCGCATCCCGCCGCGGGCCACCAACCGTGGTTACAG GGCCTCAGAATGGCAACTGGACCAGCCATCCTGGAGTGGCCGGCTGCGGATCACTGCGAAAGGGAAGGTGGCCTACATCAAGCTGGAGGACAGGACCTCTG GCCCCAGTGGACCAGTTTCCCGGCACCGCTGTGGAGAGTGTGACAGACTCCAGCAGGTACTTCGTTATCCGAATTGAAGATGGAAACG GGCGACGTGCTTTTATTGGGATTGGCTTTGGGGACCGAGGGGACGCCTTTGACTTCAACGTGGCATTGCAGGACCATTTCAA GTGGGTGAAGCAGCAGTGCGAGTTTGCAAAACAAGCTCAGAACCCAGATGAAGGCCCCAAGTTGGACCTGGGCTTCAAGGAGGGCCAGACCATCAAGATCAACATCGCA AAcatgagaaagaaggaaggagcagCTGGGGCCCCAAGAACCAGGCCTGCCAGCGCAGGAGGGCTGAGCCTGCTGCCCCCTCCTCCAGGGGGCAAGATGTCTACACTCATCCCTCCCTCTGGAGAGCAGTTTTCTGGGGGCTCTCTGGTTCAGCCAGTTTCTGGTTCAG GAGGTGCCACAGAACTCTGGCCACAATCTAAGCCTGCTGCCGCTGCCACTGCTGATATCTGGGGCGACTTCACCAAGTCCACAGG GTCCCCCTCCAGCCAGTCTCAGCCAGGCACTGGCTGGGTCCAGTTTTGA
- the Necap2 gene encoding adaptin ear-binding coat-associated protein 2 isoform 2 (isoform 2 is encoded by transcript variant 2) — protein sequence MEESEYESVLCVKPEVHVYRIPPRATNRGYRASEWQLDQPSWSGRLRITAKGKVAYIKLEDRTSGELFAQAPVDQFPGTAVESVTDSSRYFVIRIEDGNGRRAFIGIGFGDRGDAFDFNVALQDHFKWVKQQCEFAKQAQNPDEGPKLDLGFKEGQTIKINIANMRKKEGAAGAPRTRPASAGGLSLLPPPPGGKMSTLIPPSGEQFSGGSLVQPVSGSGGATELWPQSKPAAAATADIWGDFTKSTGSPSSQSQPGTGWVQF from the exons ATGGAGGAGAGCGAGTACGAGTCTGTTCTCTGTGTCAAGCCAGAGGTCCATGTCTACCGCATCCCGCCGCGGGCCACCAACCGTGGTTACAG GGCCTCAGAATGGCAACTGGACCAGCCATCCTGGAGTGGCCGGCTGCGGATCACTGCGAAAGGGAAGGTGGCCTACATCAAGCTGGAGGACAGGACCTCTG GGGAGCTCTTTGCGCAGGCCCCAGTGGACCAGTTTCCCGGCACCGCTGTGGAGAGTGTGACAGACTCCAGCAGGTACTTCGTTATCCGAATTGAAGATGGAAACG GGCGACGTGCTTTTATTGGGATTGGCTTTGGGGACCGAGGGGACGCCTTTGACTTCAACGTGGCATTGCAGGACCATTTCAA GTGGGTGAAGCAGCAGTGCGAGTTTGCAAAACAAGCTCAGAACCCAGATGAAGGCCCCAAGTTGGACCTGGGCTTCAAGGAGGGCCAGACCATCAAGATCAACATCGCA AAcatgagaaagaaggaaggagcagCTGGGGCCCCAAGAACCAGGCCTGCCAGCGCAGGAGGGCTGAGCCTGCTGCCCCCTCCTCCAGGGGGCAAGATGTCTACACTCATCCCTCCCTCTGGAGAGCAGTTTTCTGGGGGCTCTCTGGTTCAGCCAGTTTCTGGTTCAG GAGGTGCCACAGAACTCTGGCCACAATCTAAGCCTGCTGCCGCTGCCACTGCTGATATCTGGGGCGACTTCACCAAGTCCACAGG GTCCCCCTCCAGCCAGTCTCAGCCAGGCACTGGCTGGGTCCAGTTTTGA
- the Necap2 gene encoding adaptin ear-binding coat-associated protein 2 isoform 3 (isoform 3 is encoded by transcript variant 3), whose product MEESEYESVLCVKPEVHVYRIPPRATNRGYRASEWQLDQPSWSGRLRITAKGKVAYIKLEDRTSGELFAQAPVDQFPGTAVESVTDSSRYFVIRIEDGNGRRAFIGIGFGDRGDAFDFNVALQDHFKWVKQQCEFAKQAQNPDEGPKLDLGFKEGQTIKINIANMRKKEGAAGAPRTRPASAGGLSLLPPPPGGKMSTLIPPSGEQFSGGSLVQPVSGSGGATELWPQSKPAAAATADIWGDFTKSTG is encoded by the exons ATGGAGGAGAGCGAGTACGAGTCTGTTCTCTGTGTCAAGCCAGAGGTCCATGTCTACCGCATCCCGCCGCGGGCCACCAACCGTGGTTACAG GGCCTCAGAATGGCAACTGGACCAGCCATCCTGGAGTGGCCGGCTGCGGATCACTGCGAAAGGGAAGGTGGCCTACATCAAGCTGGAGGACAGGACCTCTG GGGAGCTCTTTGCGCAGGCCCCAGTGGACCAGTTTCCCGGCACCGCTGTGGAGAGTGTGACAGACTCCAGCAGGTACTTCGTTATCCGAATTGAAGATGGAAACG GGCGACGTGCTTTTATTGGGATTGGCTTTGGGGACCGAGGGGACGCCTTTGACTTCAACGTGGCATTGCAGGACCATTTCAA GTGGGTGAAGCAGCAGTGCGAGTTTGCAAAACAAGCTCAGAACCCAGATGAAGGCCCCAAGTTGGACCTGGGCTTCAAGGAGGGCCAGACCATCAAGATCAACATCGCA AAcatgagaaagaaggaaggagcagCTGGGGCCCCAAGAACCAGGCCTGCCAGCGCAGGAGGGCTGAGCCTGCTGCCCCCTCCTCCAGGGGGCAAGATGTCTACACTCATCCCTCCCTCTGGAGAGCAGTTTTCTGGGGGCTCTCTGGTTCAGCCAGTTTCTGGTTCAG GAGGTGCCACAGAACTCTGGCCACAATCTAAGCCTGCTGCCGCTGCCACTGCTGATATCTGGGGCGACTTCACCAAGTCCACAGGGTGA
- the Necap2 gene encoding adaptin ear-binding coat-associated protein 2 isoform X2, with amino-acid sequence MEESEYESVLCVKPEVHVYRIPPRATNRGYRASEWQLDQPSWSGRLRITAKGKVAYIKLEDRTSGELFAQAPVDQFPGTAVESVTDSSRYFVIRIEDGNGRRAFIGIGFGDRGDAFDFNVALQDHFKWVKQQCEFAKQAQNPDEGPKLDLGFKEGQTIKINIALASWPLRENASPIQWTGGTVILSLAWKKLTFTERQLWART; translated from the exons ATGGAGGAGAGCGAGTACGAGTCTGTTCTCTGTGTCAAGCCAGAGGTCCATGTCTACCGCATCCCGCCGCGGGCCACCAACCGTGGTTACAG GGCCTCAGAATGGCAACTGGACCAGCCATCCTGGAGTGGCCGGCTGCGGATCACTGCGAAAGGGAAGGTGGCCTACATCAAGCTGGAGGACAGGACCTCTG GGGAGCTCTTTGCGCAGGCCCCAGTGGACCAGTTTCCCGGCACCGCTGTGGAGAGTGTGACAGACTCCAGCAGGTACTTCGTTATCCGAATTGAAGATGGAAACG GGCGACGTGCTTTTATTGGGATTGGCTTTGGGGACCGAGGGGACGCCTTTGACTTCAACGTGGCATTGCAGGACCATTTCAA GTGGGTGAAGCAGCAGTGCGAGTTTGCAAAACAAGCTCAGAACCCAGATGAAGGCCCCAAGTTGGACCTGGGCTTCAAGGAGGGCCAGACCATCAAGATCAACATCGCA TTGGCCAGCTGGCCCTTGAGAGAAAATGCAAGTCCAATCCAGTGGACTGGTGGCACTGTgattctttctcttgcttggaaGAAACTAACATTTACTGAGCGTCAGCTGTGGGCCAG AAcatga
- the Necap2 gene encoding adaptin ear-binding coat-associated protein 2 isoform X1, whose amino-acid sequence MEESEYESVLCVKPEVHVYRIPPRATNRGYRASEWQLDQPSWSGRLRITAKGKVAYIKLEDRTSGELFAQAPVDQFPGTAVESVTDSSRYFVIRIEDGNGRRAFIGIGFGDRGDAFDFNVALQDHFKWVKQQCEFAKQAQNPDEGPKLDLGFKEGQTIKINIALASWPLRENASPIQWTGGTVILSLAWKKLTFTERQLWARSGSRRLIPLGTPFLP is encoded by the exons ATGGAGGAGAGCGAGTACGAGTCTGTTCTCTGTGTCAAGCCAGAGGTCCATGTCTACCGCATCCCGCCGCGGGCCACCAACCGTGGTTACAG GGCCTCAGAATGGCAACTGGACCAGCCATCCTGGAGTGGCCGGCTGCGGATCACTGCGAAAGGGAAGGTGGCCTACATCAAGCTGGAGGACAGGACCTCTG GGGAGCTCTTTGCGCAGGCCCCAGTGGACCAGTTTCCCGGCACCGCTGTGGAGAGTGTGACAGACTCCAGCAGGTACTTCGTTATCCGAATTGAAGATGGAAACG GGCGACGTGCTTTTATTGGGATTGGCTTTGGGGACCGAGGGGACGCCTTTGACTTCAACGTGGCATTGCAGGACCATTTCAA GTGGGTGAAGCAGCAGTGCGAGTTTGCAAAACAAGCTCAGAACCCAGATGAAGGCCCCAAGTTGGACCTGGGCTTCAAGGAGGGCCAGACCATCAAGATCAACATCGCA TTGGCCAGCTGGCCCTTGAGAGAAAATGCAAGTCCAATCCAGTGGACTGGTGGCACTGTgattctttctcttgcttggaaGAAACTAACATTTACTGAGCGTCAGCTGTGGGCCAG GTCAGGAAGTAGAAGACTGATCCCTTTGGGAACGcctttcctgccctga